A single window of Nocardia higoensis DNA harbors:
- a CDS encoding formylglycine-generating enzyme family protein: MAGMVHIPGGRVEIGAPAGHLDEIADRQHYGRTWFEDEAPQHTRTVSTYYIDRTPVTNEQYAAFIDATGYVTGAEHRGFGLVYGPTFWREQTGAYWKQPAPGIDALADRPDHPVVHINRSDATAYASWAGKRLPTETEWEYAAHGPRWSPWPWGARWDPARTNSAELWAGPLHDLDGWRRWWTHRYVLEGPAPSTTPVGRFSPVGDSPFGVADMSGNVAEWTASTYDPYDPNRVYDPAFAAAMRHRYAVIRGGSWKHFRFQTRTTERIAALPDYSCFDIGFRCVADPDPDER; encoded by the coding sequence ATGGCGGGCATGGTCCACATCCCCGGCGGACGGGTCGAAATTGGCGCGCCCGCCGGGCATCTCGACGAAATCGCCGACCGACAACACTACGGCCGGACCTGGTTCGAAGACGAAGCGCCGCAACACACCCGCACCGTCTCTACCTACTACATCGACCGCACACCGGTCACCAATGAGCAGTACGCAGCGTTCATCGACGCGACCGGCTACGTCACCGGCGCCGAGCACCGCGGGTTCGGCCTGGTCTACGGCCCGACGTTCTGGCGTGAGCAGACCGGCGCGTACTGGAAACAGCCCGCGCCAGGCATCGATGCCCTGGCCGATCGCCCCGACCATCCGGTGGTGCACATCAACCGATCAGACGCAACGGCCTACGCCTCCTGGGCAGGTAAGCGGTTGCCGACGGAGACCGAATGGGAGTACGCCGCGCACGGCCCCCGTTGGTCGCCATGGCCGTGGGGCGCGCGGTGGGATCCAGCGCGAACCAACAGCGCCGAACTCTGGGCTGGACCGCTGCATGACCTGGACGGCTGGCGGCGGTGGTGGACACACCGCTACGTGCTCGAGGGTCCCGCACCCTCCACCACCCCAGTGGGCCGATTCTCTCCGGTCGGTGACTCGCCGTTCGGTGTGGCCGACATGTCCGGCAACGTCGCCGAATGGACCGCGAGCACCTACGATCCCTACGACCCGAACCGCGTCTACGACCCCGCATTCGCCGCGGCTATGCGCCACCGCTACGCCGTGATCCGCGGCGGATCGTGGAAGCACTTCCGGTTCCAGACTCGCACCACCGAACGCATCGCAGCCTTGCCCGACTACAGCTGCTTCGACATCGGGTTCCGATGCGTCGCCGACCCCGATCCCGACGAAAGATAA
- a CDS encoding NAD-dependent epimerase/dehydratase family protein has product MSTNHIVVTGGAGFIGSHLCRALVDRGDRVSAIDNLSTGHHANLASLTGNPRFTFRLGDVTSAVTFADLQEVTHVVHLACPASPKANTAMPIETIRAATTGTLNALELAARTGARVVIVSSSEIYGDPQVHPQHEDYRGNTDPVGPFSAYTEGKRACEAAAAAHHRQGTNVGVVRPFNVYGPHMWPTDGRVVSSFCAAALRGEALRISGGGRQTRSFVYVTDFVAALLAMLDVEEFGPINIGSDAEVSIADLARLVVDLAGSGELEIAPARDSEVTVRRPEARRAARLLGWQATTPLCEGIEQSLSWMREVLDRSEAAVS; this is encoded by the coding sequence GTGAGCACCAACCACATCGTTGTCACCGGCGGCGCCGGGTTCATCGGCTCGCACCTGTGCCGCGCACTCGTGGACCGAGGGGATCGGGTGAGTGCGATCGACAACCTGTCCACCGGACACCACGCCAATCTCGCATCGCTCACCGGTAACCCGCGGTTCACCTTCCGCCTCGGCGACGTCACCAGCGCGGTCACGTTCGCCGATCTGCAGGAAGTGACCCATGTCGTGCATCTGGCGTGTCCGGCCAGTCCGAAGGCCAACACCGCGATGCCGATCGAGACCATTCGTGCCGCGACGACCGGAACTCTCAACGCGCTCGAGCTGGCCGCGCGAACCGGTGCCAGAGTGGTGATCGTCTCCAGCTCCGAGATATACGGCGACCCTCAGGTGCATCCGCAGCACGAAGACTATCGAGGCAACACCGACCCGGTCGGCCCTTTCAGCGCCTACACCGAAGGCAAGCGGGCCTGCGAGGCGGCCGCCGCCGCGCACCACCGACAGGGCACGAACGTCGGAGTGGTGCGGCCGTTCAACGTCTATGGCCCGCACATGTGGCCCACCGACGGCCGCGTCGTCTCCTCGTTCTGTGCTGCCGCGCTGCGAGGTGAGGCGTTGCGCATCAGTGGCGGTGGCCGACAGACCCGCTCGTTCGTCTACGTGACCGATTTCGTGGCGGCGCTGCTGGCGATGCTCGATGTGGAGGAGTTCGGACCGATCAATATCGGCAGTGATGCCGAGGTCTCGATTGCCGACCTGGCACGACTCGTCGTCGACCTCGCCGGGAGTGGTGAGCTGGAGATCGCTCCCGCCCGCGATTCCGAAGTCACCGTTCGCCGGCCCGAGGCCCGCCGCGCCGCGCGGCTTCTCGGCTGGCAGGCCACCACACCGCTGTGCGAGGGAATCGAGCAGTCGCTGAGCTGGATGCGTGAGGTGCTCGACCGCAGCGAAGCGGCGGTGTCGTGA
- a CDS encoding MoaD/ThiS family protein, with protein sequence MAVRFILPASWRTLAGSNLTGLNCDAATVGQALAWLTDLFPVFTERILTEDGRLAPWTLVCLNHTDVRTIGGLAAEIISSDAELEIIPALMGG encoded by the coding sequence ATGGCCGTCCGGTTCATCCTGCCCGCGAGCTGGCGCACCCTGGCCGGAAGCAACCTCACCGGCCTCAACTGCGACGCGGCCACCGTTGGGCAGGCACTCGCCTGGCTCACCGATCTGTTTCCCGTGTTCACCGAGCGCATCCTCACCGAGGACGGACGACTCGCGCCATGGACGCTCGTGTGCCTGAACCACACCGACGTGCGCACGATCGGCGGCCTGGCCGCAGAGATCATCAGCAGCGACGCCGAATTGGAGATCATTCCCGCCCTCATGGGAGGCTGA